The following coding sequences are from one Nilaparvata lugens isolate BPH chromosome 4, ASM1435652v1, whole genome shotgun sequence window:
- the LOC120350825 gene encoding uncharacterized protein LOC120350825, which produces MDRRLSWEEHIQGVCCRLSRILFLLKGLKRSAVNAFGDLEVQPVRGDSHEYGTRNRLRLDLPYCRLGRTQSSVVYLPGKIINKLPISVRSLPVAALKQRLKHFLQENPFYSLNEFFECDSALVSRYF; this is translated from the exons ATGGATAGGAGACTTTCCTGGGAGGAGCATATTCAAGGTGTCTGTTGCAGGCTGAGCAGGATCCTGTTCCTACTGAAGGGTCTGAAGAG ATCTGCTGTGAATGCATTTGGTGACCTGGAGGTCCAGCCTGTCAGGGGAGACTCCCATGAGTACGGCACTCGAAACAGATTGAGGCTGGATCTCCCATACTGCAGGTTGGGGAGGACGCAATCCAGTGTGGTCTACCTGCCGGGAAAGATTATAAATAAGCTGCCCATTTCAGTGAGGAGTCTACCTGTGGCTGCCCTAAAGCAAAGGTTGAAGCACTTCTTGCAGGAGAATCCTTTCTACTCACTTAACGAATTCTTTGAATGTGACAGTGCACTGGTGAGTAGATATTTTTGA
- the LOC111057367 gene encoding serine protease 38 — translation MFLRASILLLCWGWAESLNTTTSTPSLGEMPHAVVVLILENGKTVGKCTGSIIHEAWVLTAGHCVVKNNGKQYAPGEILVVAGVIDYENKGPSAQERNGLQIVVHKDYVESRLAKFDLALIKVLPFNVNNMVKPVKLSAKEWPQDGRMYNRKCTSAGWGMLEGRTKTSVLHKQATTAKHGLKACHCVPDGYALKRIICLTPEDKIGVCFGDSGGALLCDGEAVGVSHVIMDKRSCSYFKSPDDTIMCESPAVFGVYMYICPFLPWIREHVPDMPTPPASCPAPPSAPLSHTVIALVMMASLAIFKLIRPF, via the exons AT GTTTCTCAGAGCTTCCATCCTTCTCCTTTGCTGGGGATGGGCGGAAAGCCTGAATACGACAACTTCCACCCCCAGTCTGGGAGAAATGCCACATGCTGTCGTGGTTCTCATACTTGAAAATGGTAAAACTGTTGGAAAATGCACCGGCTCAATAATTCACGAAGCTTGGGTACTTACTGCTGGACATTGTGTAgtgaaaaataatggaaaacagTATGCTCCGGGAGAAATATTG GTTGTTGCTGGTGTGATTGATTACGAAAATAAAGGTCCATCGGCCCAAGAAAGAAATGGATTACAGATCGTAGTTCATAAAGACTATGTTGAATCACGTCTGGCAAAGTTCGATTTAGCACTGATAAAg GTACTGCCTTTCAATGTGAACAACATGGTGAAGCCAGTGAAGTTGTCAGCGAAGGAATGGCCGCAAGATGGCCGCATGTACAACCGGAAGTGCACTTCGGCGGGGTGGGGCATGCTCGAGGGAAGAACCAAAACTAGTGTACTTCACAAGCAGGCGACAACCGCCAAGCATGGTCTCAAGGCCTGTCATTGTGTCCCTGA TGGGTACGCACTGAAGCGGATAATCTGTCTGACGCCTGAGGACAAGATAGGAGTGTGCTTCGGCGACTCGGGTGGAGCATTGCTGTGCGACGGAGAAGCTGTGGGAGTGTCACACGTCATCATGGACAAGCGAAGCTGCAGCTACTTCAAGTCGCCTGACGACACTATCATGTGCGAGTCGCCAGCTGTGTTCGGAGTCTACATGTACATATGTCCGTTCCTGCCTTGGATCAGAGAACATGTTCCCGACATGCCCACTCCCCCCGCCAGTTGCCCCGCCCCTCCCTCTGCACCTCTGTCGCACACAGTTATTGCCCTCGTCATGATGGCATCTTTAGCAATCTTCAAATTGATAAGACCGTTCTAG